One Brachyspira sp. SAP_772 genomic window carries:
- a CDS encoding flavodoxin: SVVNTEFNGSKTIIVYYSWNGNTEIVANKIKKITGADIYKITTKIPYPNEYDDMVIQVKDDIDNDKLPELNGSVDLSKYDNIIIGYPIWIGDMALPMKSFLSKNDLKGKNIAPFILSGGSRVYXSVSYIKDTCPDSKVLNYISIKRKDVSDLDGKINNWIRKIKVDISK; this comes from the coding sequence TCTGTTGTAAATACCGAGTTTAATGGAAGCAAAACAATTATAGTATACTATTCTTGGAATGGCAATACAGAAATAGTGGCTAATAAGATTAAAAAGATTACAGGTGCTGATATATATAAAATTACTACAAAAATYCCATATCCAAATGAATATGATGATATGGTGATTCAAGTAAAAGATGATATAGATAATGATAAGCTTCCAGAATTAAAYGGCAGTGTTGATTTGTCTAAATATGATAATATTATTATTGGATATCCAATATGGATAGGTGATATGGCTTTGCCTATGAAAAGCTTTTTGTCAAAAAATGATTTAAAAGGRAAAAATATAGCACCGTTTATATTAAGCGGAGGCTCAAGGGTATATARAAGTGTTTCATATATAAAAGATACATGTCCTGATAGTAAAGTTTTGAATTATATATCTATAAAAAGAAAAGATGTATCCGATTTGGACGGTAAAATAAATAATTGGATAAGAAAAATAAAAGTAGATATATCTAAATAA